Part of the Candidatus Zixiibacteriota bacterium genome, CGCCAAAGATCTGGCCGACCTTTCTGTGGAAGAAATCAAGAATGTCCTCTGGGCGTATCGGGAAAGATCCCTGGACCTTCAAAAAGATAGAAGATTTAAGTACATATTGATATTCAAGAATCATGGCGAAGCGGCCGGCGCCTCACTGGAGCACAGTCACAGCCAACTGATAGCCACGCCGATTATCCCCAAGCGGGTCGCGGAAGAAATCGCGGGAGCGGAGAAATATTTCGAATTCAAAGAGCGCTGCATATTCTGCGACATTATCCGACAGGAAATGACCGACAAAGACCGGATTGTCAATGATTATGGCGATTTCATGACTTTTGAGCCGTTCGCGTCGCGTTTTCCCTTTGAGACCTGGCTTCTCCCCAAGCAGCATATGGCGCACTGGACCGATTTGGCGCCGGATGTCTATATCTATCTGGCAGAGGCGCTCAAAGACACGCTCAATCGGATACGCATTGCCCTCAATAATCCGGCCTTCAATTTCATTATGCATACCGCCCCGATTGGTAATGAGTATGATGAAGTTTATCACTGGCATATCGAGATAATTCCTAAGTTGACGAAGGTGGCCGGGTTTGAATGGGGCTCGGGATTTTATATTAATCCGACCCGTCCTGAAGACGCGGCGGCTTTTATGAAAGGTATTGATACCGCTCAGGCAGAAAAGCTCTTCGGTATACCGTTGGCCGGTTGAGTGTCATGGATAGACTACGCATTGCCTTTATAACCCCCGAAGCGGTCCCTTTTGCTAAGACCGGAGGTCTGGCCGATATCTCCGGGGTATTGCCGTCGATTCTCACAAACATGGGTCAGGAGGTGCGCGTCCTGATTCCTCTTTACCGGCAGGTCAGGGAGCAGTTTGGTCAGAAGCTGGAAAAACTGAGCGAATTCGAAATCAAGGTCGGCGACAACGGTTGCCGCGGGGGGCTTCATATTCTTAATCAGAAGAGGAAAGGGGCGGAATTTCTTTTCATTGAGCAGGAAGATTTTTATGACCGGGATGGTCTTTACGGCGACCCTACTGACGGGCAAGATTATCCGGACAATGCCGAGCGTTTCATATTTTTCTGCCGGGCTGCAATTAAGAGT contains:
- a CDS encoding DUF4931 domain-containing protein → AKDLADLSVEEIKNVLWAYRERSLDLQKDRRFKYILIFKNHGEAAGASLEHSHSQLIATPIIPKRVAEEIAGAEKYFEFKERCIFCDIIRQEMTDKDRIVNDYGDFMTFEPFASRFPFETWLLPKQHMAHWTDLAPDVYIYLAEALKDTLNRIRIALNNPAFNFIMHTAPIGNEYDEVYHWHIEIIPKLTKVAGFEWGSGFYINPTRPEDAAAFMKGIDTAQAEKLFGIPLAG